The following DNA comes from Peribacillus sp. FSL E2-0218.
GCCAATGTGGATAATGATAGTGTGGAGTTACAGGTGCTTTTGGAGAAGGGAAAACTCACCATTAAAGACAGTATTCTCTTTAGCGTGGATGAAGCGGGAAATAAGGAAAGATTGGCGGAAGACGCGAAGCTTACCGGATCGAAGTTCTATTATGGTGCCAGCCATGCCAAATTAATCGATGCCTTCTATGAAAGCATTTTATCTGACACGCAAGCTTACGTTCATGCCTGGGAAGCCGTTCCATCGCTCAAAATGATTGAAGCGATTCGAAAATCATCGCAAATGAAAAAAGCGATATTCATGGAGGGACAATATAATGGGAAAAGCTAAAATTGGTGTGCAAATGATGATGCTTAAAGGGAAGGTCGAGGAATTGGGCGTCTATGAAACGATGAGAAAAATCAAGGAGCTCGATTTTCATGCTGTTGAAGTTTCACAAATTCCGATGACTGCTGAAAATGTTGCCGAGTTAAAAAGGGCCAGCCAAGATTTTGATATAGAAATCGCCGCTCTATCAGCCGCGTTAGAGCCGATGCTGCCAGGAATGGCAGGGGAAACACTAACGGATGATTTCGAGAAAATCGTAAACGATTGCCAAACATTGGATTGCAGTTTTTTACGAATTGGCATGCTTCCTTTTACGACTATAGGCGATAAAGATAAAATCCTTAGTTTCGTAAAAAAAGCGGACGAAGCAGCGGAAAGATTGGCCGAGCATAAGATAGAGTTGTATTATCATAATCACCATATAGAATTCCAAAAATACGATGGTGAATATTTATTGGATATCATCAAGGATAATACGCGCAGGATAGGCTTTGAATTGGACGTCCACTGGATTCAAAGGGGCGGACTGGATCCGGTTGCGGTAATCAATAAATTCGAGGGAAGAATCGCTTTAATTCATTTAAAGGACTATCGCATCGGGCAATTGGATATGAGCAGTTTTAAAAACGATTTTGACCAAGACAAGTTTTTTCAAGCCTTCAACAACGTAATTCAATTCGCAGAGCTTGGTGAAGGAAGTCTTGATCTCAAAGCGATCATCGAAGCAGGCTTGAACAGCGGTTCACAGTACTTCCTCATTGAGCAAGATGACTTATACGGCCGAGATCCATTCGATTGCCTCAAAACCTCTGCAGATCACTTAAGGAGCCTAGGTTATTCTGACTGGTTTTGATCCGATAAGGAAAAGCGATTGGCACTGACCATAGATTATCAATGGAATCAAGGGTAACGGGTAAATTTACCAAGATATCGAGAGTTGATTTGCTCCCCAATGATTTCCTTGCAGGATAGGAGAAGCGGAATGACAAATTTATTCGATTTAACTGGAAAAACCGCCGTTGCGATTGGCGGAAATAGCGTATTGGGTTCTGCCATTTCTCAAGGACTTGCTGCACAGGGTGCTAAGGTAGCGATAGTCGGACGAAATCTTGACAAAGCAAAAGAAGTTGTTAAGGAAATTGAAAACGGCGGCGGAAGCGCAAAGGCTTTTCAGGCTGATGTATGCTCCCGTGAATCTTTATTGGAAGCGGCAGATCAAATTCAACGGTGGTCCGGCGGCTGGGATATCCTT
Coding sequences within:
- a CDS encoding sugar phosphate isomerase/epimerase — encoded protein: MGKAKIGVQMMMLKGKVEELGVYETMRKIKELDFHAVEVSQIPMTAENVAELKRASQDFDIEIAALSAALEPMLPGMAGETLTDDFEKIVNDCQTLDCSFLRIGMLPFTTIGDKDKILSFVKKADEAAERLAEHKIELYYHNHHIEFQKYDGEYLLDIIKDNTRRIGFELDVHWIQRGGLDPVAVINKFEGRIALIHLKDYRIGQLDMSSFKNDFDQDKFFQAFNNVIQFAELGEGSLDLKAIIEAGLNSGSQYFLIEQDDLYGRDPFDCLKTSADHLRSLGYSDWF